The following proteins are encoded in a genomic region of Zea mays cultivar B73 chromosome 9, Zm-B73-REFERENCE-NAM-5.0, whole genome shotgun sequence:
- the LOC103638009 gene encoding uncharacterized protein isoform X1, translating to MTRPSPLLRSSASASRSTTPSSFLLFQMTQLVLDTLVHIIMSTRMKSACNLGVWCFSVQQLNPLIIEDRADPMLIAIVHALDNPFGSLSTTFEAAQAIMKLGGQSPKRMRDLSSLWVPPVYRRLLSADKAERDMVERCLIKVSCVILPPQPLLSKAVASDLEQKLLSCMVNMLDDPSKKVQTVKSWGWIVSLLGPDAVNNRPLLNKLIKVPEQMFTDLNPQVQVATMVSWKSLVDAFFPSQATEIVAQQTVISPLKPIEQASAQVKRIRLIMVPICRVLSRSRNIVLSSSCLSTWHYLLHRLGNLINYLPILEAAFGPILKIIFSFGINDQNKPLWSFCLNLFLDFVSSKNRVREDLCAPVNQNLLAQSCKHIKALLDIQHIKWLPWDISCFNFQLNILGIILKPELFQDIIPETMVIVMDSATEIFRFLLKGIQIELREQRAYEQVNECITNACKFAKRLLLDHVGKNSVIKCAALLEFGLRFMKVIAKELDHSLLASENIEVCLDIEHIKENQHAECSPKLSLPRIRSLSYMEMVSPAVYVTALSLSMISQYTGEFSHRDADELVSILDPSSDALENFHTAVSFMYMQIRRPTCNKERLKWLMVWNSFAKKMNSQIISYLETNSGLCYHDVLHQFFCYPILNFLYPKGISILLNAENSSESKFSVLQNLEMESTIEVYRSLSTNSCNSKFFSKVFFDGFYKYLVCTIDENMALFQANLEHLSEEFENASVLSALGEIVIGLLQNDQMLTYANQELKETPEDSSVCRQPELFLNCFKLANRFMKLSSFHFKANPAGQHQVTSRFFSSLSNFAGHLTLKEDVLLFEIIGDQLTEWLSLSIILYSEMQQGQIVVHLENLWLKMVECLKRSQLVSDVPLINQKHRLLQAALNRPHRPISVATASVCRVATHGNTTLHPGCLISEFAELLMHRRKALDSSRKTVITSNPTDLTAERYDGSVNVSVGLGRKRLKIMKYSTKPKELNKNRANMGISPGNTENRACRKPELILEMLQRKT from the exons ATGACGAGGCCGTCGCCGCTTCTGCGCTCAAGTGCCTCGGCTTCGCGCTCTACCACCCCGTCCTCGTTTCTACTATTTCAG ATGACCCAATTGGTATTGGATACCTTGGTACATATAATCATGAGCACTCGGATGAAG TCTGCTTGCAATTTGGGTGTCTGGTGCTTCTCGGTTCAACAACTGAACCCATTGATTATAGAGGATAGAGCAGATCCAATGCTTATTGCTATTGTTCATGCGCTCGACAATCCATTTGGTTCCTTGTCCACAACATTTGAGGCAGCTCAG GCTATCATGAAGCTTGGTGGTCAAAGTCCCAAAAGAATGAGGGACCTATCAAGCTTGTGGGTTCCACCAGTATACCGGAGACTCTTAAGTGCTGACAAGGCAGAAAGGGACATGGTAGAAAGGTGCCTTATTAAGGTGTCATGTGTTATTCTACCACCTCAACCTCTCCTTTCCAAG GCTGTTGCTTCAGACCTTGAGCAGAAGCTACTCTCCTGTATGGTAAATATGCTTGATGATCCTTCCAAGAAAGTTCAAACTGTGAAGTCATGGGGATGGATTGTATCTTTGCTTGGTCCAGATGCAGTGAACAATAGACCTCTGCTTAATAAACTTATAAAGGTTCCTGAGCAGATGTTTACTGATCTGAATCCACAAGTTCAGGTTGCTACAATG GTTTCCTGGAAAAGTTTGGTGGATGCATTTTTTCCTTCTCAGGCAACTGAGATTGTGGCCCAGCAAACTGTGATTTCCCCATTAAAACCCATTGAACAGGCAAGTGCACAGGTGAAAAGGATAAGATTAATTATGGTGCCTATATGTCGAGTTCTGTCAAGAAGTCGCAATATTGTACTTAGCTCTTCTTGTTTGAGTACATGGCATTACCTTCTACATAGACTTGGTAATCTGATCAATTATTTACCCATTCTGGAGGCTGCTTTTGGACCAATACTCAaaataattttctcttttgggatcaatGATCAGAACAAGCCACTGTGGTCATTTTGCTTGAACCTTTTTCTTGATTTTGTTTCATCAAAAAATAGGGTCAGAGAGGATTTATGTGCCCCAGTGAATCAGAACTTGCTAGCTCAATCATGCAAGCATATCAAGGCCTTATTGGATATTCAACACATCAAATGGTTACCATGGGATATTAGTTGCTTTAATTTCCAACTCAATATTCTTGGCATAATTCTTAAGCCAGAACTATTCCAGGACATAATTCCTGAAACAATGGTGATTGTTATGGATtctgcaacagagattttcagaTTTCTTCTAAAAGGTATTCAAATCGAACTTAGAGAGCAGCGTGCTTATGAACAAGTCAATGAATGCATTACTAACGCGTGCAAGTTTGCAAAGAGGTTGTTGCTGGATCATGTAGGAAAGAATAGTGTTATCAAGTGTGCTGCATTACTGGAATTTGGTCTTCGGTTTATGAAAGTTATTGCGAAGGAACTAGATCATTCTTTGTTAGCTTCTGAAAACATTGAGGTATGCTTAGACATCGAACACATAAAGGAGAACCAACATGCAGAATGCAGCCCAAAGCTGTCCTTACCAAGAATCAGATCACTCTCTTACATGGAGATGGTTTCTCCAGCAGTTTATGTGACTGCACTGTCTCTGTCCATGATATCTCAGTATACTGGAGAGTTTTCTCATAGAGATGCAGATGAATTAGTTTCAATTCTGGATCCATCATCAGATGCCCTGGAGAATTTTCATACTGCTGTCTCTTTTATGTATATGCAGATCAGGCGGCCAACATGTAACAAGGAAAGATTAAAATGGTTGATGGTTTGGAACTCGTTTGCAAAAAAAATGAACAGTCAAATTATCTCTTATTTGGAAACCAATTCTGGATTATGTTACCATGATGTTCTCCATCAGTTCTTCTGTTATCCAATCCTTAATTTTTTATACCCCAAGGGGATATCCATTCTTTTGAATGCTGAAAATAGCTCCGAGTCAAAATTTTCTGTCCTGCAAAACCTGGAGATGGAATCAACAATTGAAGTTTATAGATCCCTCTCTACAAACTCCTGTAATTCGAAGTTTTTTTCCAAGGTTTTCTTTGATGGTTTTTACAAATACTTGGTTTGCACTATTGATGAAAACATGGCATTGTTCCAAGCCAACCTTGAGCATTTGTCGGAGGAGTTTGAAAATGCTAGTGTCCTTTCTGCTCTTGGTGAAATAGTCATTGGACTGTTACAGAATGATCAAATGTTGACCTATGCTAATCAAGAGTTGAAGGAAACACCTGAAGATTCTTCTGTGTGCAGACAACCGGAACTTTTCTTGAATTGCTTCAAGCTTGCTAATAG GTTTATGAAGTTGTCAAGTTTTCATTTCAAAGCAAATCCAGCTGGACAGCACCAGGTCACAAGCAG GTTTTTTTCATCTTTATCTAATTTTGCTGGGCATCTCACTTTAAAGGAAGATGTTCTTCTTTTCGAG ATTATTGGAGACCAACTTACCGAGTGGCTCTCTTTAAGCATCATATTGTACTCTGAAATGCAACAAGGACAAATTGTTGTTCATCTTGAGAACCTTTGGCTCAAGATGGTTGAGTGCCTGAAGAGGAGTCAGCTAGTTAGTGATGTTCCCTTAATAAATCAGAAGCATCGACTTCTTCAAGCTGCACTCAATCGCCCACATcgccccatttcagttgcaacagCATCAGTTTGCAGAGTAGCAACACATGGCAACACAACCCTGCACCCTGGTTGCTTAATTTCTGAATTTGCTGAGTTATTAATGCATAGAAGAAAGGCTCTTGATAGCTCCAGGAAAACAGTCATCACATCCAATCCTACTGATCTCACGGCCGAGAGGTATGATGGATCTGTGAATGTCTCGGTGGGTTTGGGGAGGAAGAGGCTGAAGATCATGAAGTATTCAACTAAACCAAAGGAACTCAACAAAAATAGAGCCAACATGGGCATCTCACCAGGTAATACGGAAAATAGGGCGTGTAGGAAACCAGAATTAATATTGGAGATGCTACAGAGGAAGACATAG